In Nocardioides sp. InS609-2, a single genomic region encodes these proteins:
- a CDS encoding ribose-phosphate diphosphokinase yields MKRTTEKNLMVFSGRAHPELSAEVSTLLGSGLVPQSAYEFANSEIYIRYEESVRGCDAFVIQSHTAPINEWIMEHLIMVDALKRASAKRITVVMPFYGYARQDKKHRGREPISARLMADLFKTAGADRLITVDLHADQIQGFFDGPVDHLMALPILADYVREKYGDQRLAIVSPDAGRIKVAERWSARLGGAPLAFIHKTRRTDRPNETVANRVVGDVSGRMCVLVDDMIDTGGTIVKAAEALMNDGAAGVIIAATHAILSDPAVDRLKNSSAAEIIVTNTLPITDDRKFDKLTCLSIAPLLARAIREVFEDGSVTSMFDGHA; encoded by the coding sequence ATGAAGCGGACCACCGAGAAGAACCTGATGGTCTTCAGTGGCCGGGCCCACCCCGAGCTCTCCGCGGAGGTCTCCACCCTGCTGGGCAGCGGGCTCGTGCCGCAGTCGGCCTACGAGTTCGCCAACTCTGAGATCTACATCCGCTACGAGGAGTCGGTGCGCGGCTGCGACGCCTTCGTGATCCAGAGCCACACCGCTCCGATCAACGAGTGGATCATGGAGCACCTGATCATGGTCGACGCGCTCAAGCGGGCGTCCGCCAAGCGCATCACGGTCGTCATGCCGTTCTACGGCTACGCCCGCCAGGACAAGAAGCACCGCGGCCGCGAGCCGATCTCGGCCCGGCTGATGGCCGACCTCTTCAAGACCGCCGGCGCCGACCGGCTGATCACCGTCGACCTGCACGCCGACCAGATCCAGGGCTTCTTCGACGGCCCCGTCGACCACCTGATGGCGCTGCCGATCCTGGCCGACTACGTGCGCGAGAAGTACGGCGACCAGCGCCTCGCGATCGTCTCCCCGGACGCCGGCCGGATCAAGGTGGCCGAGCGCTGGTCGGCCCGCCTGGGTGGCGCGCCGCTGGCCTTCATCCACAAGACGCGTCGCACCGACCGGCCCAACGAGACCGTCGCCAACCGCGTCGTCGGTGACGTCAGTGGCCGGATGTGCGTGCTCGTCGACGACATGATCGACACCGGCGGCACGATCGTGAAGGCCGCCGAGGCGCTGATGAACGACGGCGCCGCGGGCGTGATCATCGCCGCGACGCACGCCATCTTGTCCGACCCGGCCGTCGACCGGCTCAAGAACAGCTCGGCCGCCGAGATCATCGTGACCAACACGCTGCCGATCACCGACGACCGCAAGTTCGACAAGCTGACCTGCCTGTCTATCGCGCCACTGCTCGCGCGCGCCATCCGTGAGGTCTTCGAGGACGGGTCGGTCACGAGCATGTTCGACGGGCACGCCTGA
- the pepN gene encoding aminopeptidase N, with product MSLTLNEARARAAVVTDVAYDIALDLTDRDTFGSTTTVRFTVTEEGASTFLELFDASAVAVSGADAWEHSGNRVALTGLAAGDHEVTISARLPYVTNGDGMHTFTDPADGETYVSAYLGMDMAHHVFACFDQPDIKAPLSLTAVAPEGWTVIGNGVASQDGSTWSFATTPAVSTYLFVVCAGPWHSYTWEYAGLPFGWHARRSLAPLLERDAAELRRITEACFSYYTDVFKPPYAFDSYDQLMVPEHNWGALETPGAVTFRDEMLFRGEPTPMQRVARASVIAHEMAHMWFGDLATFVWWEDSWLNESFADYMGYQVASHAVGEEDAWTSVALRRKTTGYRADARRSTHPIAEDAEAMVDVDTAFGNFDHITYAKGSATLRQLVTWLGEETFLAGANAYLTAHAFANATLADFLDALDEVSDRDVRTWAEQWLRSTGHDTIRVTRDGDVPVLHRDGSRPHRFTVAAYDATGTHVGSRLVDLAEAPVELPEYAGCAVLPNAGDETFAALDLDEQTWAFVQAHLSSIEQPLTRAVIWWAAIAATRAGTLSIDDLFGLVARHLSTERHPMVFEGALLLTQDAVLTPLLSPDRLAEAEEVVSAACTLALAGSPEPSLAVSAARGLTNTTSDTDLLREWLSSGQVDGRELDRDVRWLVVRRLIALGADPALIDTELADDPSASGELGARAARAAIPTADAKAAAWGEMYDGDPSNREFTATSAGFWTAGQAELVAPYLARYAAEAPAVAERRGQAYSLVVGNSFPFLPLATEDLQGLRDALAARVDEGVTTVLARTWSDRVDDLDVALKLR from the coding sequence ATGTCTCTCACGCTGAACGAAGCCCGTGCCCGCGCCGCCGTCGTCACCGACGTCGCCTACGACATCGCGCTGGACCTCACCGACCGCGACACCTTCGGGTCGACGACGACGGTGCGTTTCACGGTCACCGAGGAGGGCGCGAGCACCTTCCTCGAGCTGTTCGACGCGAGCGCTGTCGCGGTGAGCGGCGCCGATGCGTGGGAGCACAGCGGAAACCGGGTCGCCCTCACGGGGCTTGCCGCTGGCGACCACGAGGTCACCATCAGCGCCCGGCTGCCCTACGTGACCAACGGCGACGGCATGCACACGTTCACCGACCCTGCCGACGGCGAGACCTACGTGTCGGCGTACCTCGGCATGGACATGGCCCACCACGTCTTCGCCTGCTTCGACCAACCCGACATCAAGGCGCCCTTGTCGCTCACAGCCGTCGCGCCCGAGGGCTGGACGGTCATCGGCAACGGCGTCGCTTCGCAGGACGGCTCCACGTGGTCGTTCGCCACGACGCCGGCCGTCTCGACTTACCTCTTCGTGGTCTGCGCCGGCCCGTGGCACTCCTACACCTGGGAGTACGCCGGGCTGCCGTTCGGCTGGCACGCGCGACGCTCGCTGGCCCCGCTCCTCGAGCGCGACGCCGCCGAGCTGCGCAGGATCACCGAGGCGTGCTTCTCCTACTACACCGACGTGTTCAAGCCGCCGTACGCGTTCGACTCCTACGACCAGCTGATGGTGCCCGAGCACAACTGGGGAGCCCTCGAAACGCCGGGTGCCGTGACGTTCCGCGACGAGATGCTGTTCCGCGGCGAGCCCACCCCTATGCAGCGCGTCGCCCGGGCCAGCGTCATCGCGCACGAGATGGCGCACATGTGGTTCGGCGACCTGGCGACGTTCGTGTGGTGGGAGGACTCGTGGCTCAACGAGTCGTTCGCCGACTACATGGGCTACCAGGTGGCGTCGCACGCCGTCGGCGAGGAGGACGCGTGGACCTCCGTCGCGCTGCGCCGCAAGACCACCGGCTACCGCGCCGACGCGCGGCGCTCGACGCACCCGATCGCGGAGGACGCCGAGGCGATGGTCGACGTGGACACCGCGTTCGGCAACTTCGACCACATCACCTACGCCAAGGGCAGCGCCACCCTCCGCCAGCTCGTCACGTGGCTCGGCGAGGAGACGTTCCTGGCCGGCGCCAACGCCTACCTCACGGCGCACGCGTTCGCCAACGCGACGCTCGCCGACTTCCTCGACGCGCTGGACGAGGTCTCCGACCGCGACGTCCGCACCTGGGCCGAGCAGTGGCTGCGCAGCACGGGCCACGACACGATCCGCGTCACCCGCGACGGCGACGTACCGGTGCTGCACCGCGACGGGTCCCGGCCGCACCGCTTCACCGTCGCGGCGTACGACGCCACAGGCACGCACGTCGGCAGCCGGCTGGTCGACCTGGCCGAGGCTCCGGTCGAGCTGCCCGAGTATGCCGGCTGCGCGGTGCTGCCCAACGCCGGCGACGAGACGTTCGCCGCGCTCGACCTCGACGAGCAGACGTGGGCGTTCGTGCAGGCACACCTCTCCTCGATCGAGCAGCCGCTGACGCGGGCGGTCATCTGGTGGGCCGCGATCGCGGCGACGCGTGCCGGCACCCTGTCGATCGACGACTTGTTCGGCCTGGTGGCCCGGCACCTGTCGACCGAGCGGCACCCGATGGTGTTCGAGGGCGCCCTCTTGTTGACCCAGGACGCCGTGCTCACTCCGCTGCTCTCGCCCGACCGGCTGGCCGAGGCCGAAGAGGTCGTCTCAGCTGCCTGCACGCTGGCGCTGGCCGGATCCCCCGAGCCGTCGCTCGCCGTGTCGGCGGCCCGCGGACTGACCAACACGACGTCCGACACCGACCTGCTGCGCGAGTGGCTGTCTTCTGGTCAGGTCGACGGACGCGAGCTCGACCGGGACGTGCGCTGGCTCGTCGTACGCCGCCTGATCGCTCTCGGCGCCGACCCCGCGCTCATCGACACCGAGCTCGCGGACGACCCGTCCGCCTCCGGCGAGCTCGGCGCACGGGCCGCCCGCGCGGCGATCCCGACCGCCGATGCCAAGGCCGCCGCGTGGGGCGAGATGTACGACGGCGACCCGTCGAACCGCGAGTTCACCGCCACGTCAGCCGGCTTCTGGACGGCCGGCCAGGCCGAGCTCGTCGCGCCGTACCTCGCGAGGTACGCCGCCGAGGCCCCCGCCGTCGCAGAGCGCCGTGGCCAGGCCTACAGCCTGGTCGTGGGCAACAGCTTCCCGTTCCTCCCGCTGGCCACCGAAGACCTGCAGGGACTGCGTGACGCCCTGGCCGCCCGCGTCGACGAGGGCGTCACCACCGTGCTGGCCCGCACCTGGAGCGACCGCGTCGACGACCTGGACGTGGCCCTGAAACTGCGCTGA
- a CDS encoding ABC transporter ATP-binding protein: MTLAVEARDLSRTFRTHTGVVRRTRKDVEAVKGVSFDIAPGELFGLLGPNGAGKTTTIKMLITLLLPTGGSARVLGHDVVDDVREVRRRIGYVFGGDRGLYERLSGYDNLRYFSELYGVAPREQKARIGELLELVGLTGREGERVEGYSRGMRQRLHIARGLLHDPEVLFLDEPSIGIDPVGARELRGTIATLSGQGKTVLLTTHYMFEADELCDRIAVIRKGEIVAEGTPAQLKERVSGGRVLEVETYGLPEDRTAAVGALPGVVSATVEERGQVQLLVVKVDPGAEVTHEVLGRLGDVRVGRVSHREPTLEDAYVELVNAAPVAG; encoded by the coding sequence GTGACTCTCGCCGTGGAAGCCCGTGACCTCAGCCGGACCTTCCGCACCCACACCGGCGTGGTCCGGCGTACCCGCAAGGACGTCGAGGCGGTCAAGGGCGTCAGCTTCGACATCGCCCCCGGCGAGCTCTTCGGCCTGCTCGGCCCGAACGGCGCCGGCAAGACCACCACCATCAAGATGCTCATCACCTTGCTGCTCCCGACCGGCGGCAGTGCGAGGGTGCTGGGCCATGACGTGGTGGACGACGTCCGCGAGGTTCGCCGCCGCATCGGCTACGTCTTCGGCGGCGACCGCGGACTCTACGAGCGGCTCTCCGGCTACGACAACCTGCGCTACTTCTCCGAGCTGTACGGCGTCGCGCCGCGCGAGCAGAAGGCCCGCATCGGCGAGCTCCTCGAGCTGGTCGGGCTGACCGGTCGCGAGGGCGAGCGCGTCGAGGGCTACTCGCGCGGCATGCGGCAGCGCCTCCACATCGCGCGGGGCCTGCTGCACGACCCGGAGGTGCTGTTCCTCGACGAGCCGTCGATCGGCATCGACCCGGTCGGCGCCCGCGAGCTGCGCGGCACCATCGCCACGTTGTCCGGGCAGGGCAAGACGGTCCTGCTCACCACGCACTACATGTTCGAGGCCGACGAGCTCTGCGACCGGATCGCGGTCATCCGCAAGGGCGAGATCGTCGCCGAGGGCACACCCGCCCAGCTGAAGGAACGCGTCAGCGGCGGCCGGGTCCTGGAGGTCGAGACCTACGGCCTGCCCGAGGACCGGACCGCCGCCGTCGGCGCGCTGCCCGGGGTCGTGTCCGCCACGGTCGAGGAGCGCGGCCAGGTGCAGTTGCTGGTGGTCAAGGTCGACCCCGGCGCGGAGGTCACCCACGAGGTCCTCGGCCGGCTCGGCGACGTACGCGTGGGCCGGGTGAGCCACCGCGAGCCCACCCTCGAGGACGCGTACGTCGAGCTCGTCAACGCCGCCCCGGTCGCCGGATGA
- a CDS encoding ABC transporter permease codes for MTARLRQLWICYWLQFKVMAISPFEGFLSISFPLMFATSALLVYRVENDPTAMVYAGLGAAVMGIWTAMMVPACTLLSRERWAGTLELVVAAPTPFSMVLLPSTLASATLGLYSVVATMLWGWLVFGIELTIASWPLFVLSLMMACVTIAMLGFLLSVTAIRYRTSWALGAALEYPGWLLCGFLIPLGLLPGVLQPLSWVLAPTWAMAAIRESAAGGSPWGDLAVCLALGTAYAALAAYLSTRLVDSARKHATLALT; via the coding sequence ATGACGGCCCGGCTGCGACAGCTCTGGATCTGCTACTGGCTGCAGTTCAAGGTGATGGCGATCTCGCCGTTCGAGGGGTTCCTGAGTATCAGCTTCCCGCTGATGTTCGCCACGTCGGCGCTGCTCGTCTACCGCGTCGAGAACGACCCGACGGCCATGGTCTACGCCGGTCTGGGCGCCGCTGTGATGGGCATCTGGACGGCGATGATGGTGCCCGCGTGCACCCTGCTGTCGCGCGAACGCTGGGCCGGCACCCTCGAGCTGGTGGTGGCCGCGCCGACGCCGTTCTCGATGGTGCTGCTGCCCAGCACGCTGGCGAGTGCGACGCTCGGCCTCTACAGCGTGGTCGCCACGATGCTGTGGGGGTGGCTGGTGTTCGGGATCGAGCTGACGATCGCCAGCTGGCCGCTGTTCGTGCTCAGCCTGATGATGGCCTGCGTCACGATCGCCATGCTCGGCTTCCTGCTCTCGGTCACCGCGATCCGCTACCGCACGAGCTGGGCGCTTGGCGCCGCCCTGGAGTACCCGGGCTGGCTGCTGTGCGGGTTCCTCATCCCGCTGGGCCTGCTGCCCGGAGTGCTCCAGCCGCTCTCGTGGGTGCTCGCGCCCACCTGGGCGATGGCGGCCATCCGCGAGTCGGCCGCCGGTGGGAGCCCGTGGGGAGACCTGGCCGTCTGCCTCGCTCTCGGCACCGCGTACGCCGCGCTGGCGGCGTACCTCAGCACCCGACTCGTCGACTCGGCCCGCAAGCACGCGACGTTGGCGCTGACGTGA
- a CDS encoding ABC transporter permease, with protein sequence MFNWLNPWILVPTLLVSPISQVLLFAYIGRSAGVGNDEFYLIGNALNYAAIPCLFAMGATIGGERYSQTLGIILTTPARRIPLFLGRSLPAIVNGWGVAMFGLLFGGLLLGVTIPWSAWPAIALVTAVTSASCTGLGLVICAISLRVRESATLGNVLFLVLLVFCGVNVSLDELSGWMAAVGNVLPLTHGIQAAREVAAGGSLGDVSGLVLRELGVGAVFVVVGLSMLSALERLSRSRATLDLI encoded by the coding sequence ATGTTCAACTGGCTCAACCCGTGGATCCTGGTGCCGACCTTGCTCGTCTCGCCGATCAGCCAGGTACTGCTGTTCGCCTACATCGGTCGCAGCGCCGGGGTCGGCAACGACGAGTTCTACCTGATCGGCAACGCGCTCAACTACGCCGCCATCCCGTGCCTGTTCGCAATGGGCGCGACGATCGGCGGCGAGCGCTACTCGCAGACCCTCGGCATCATCCTGACCACGCCGGCCCGCCGGATCCCGCTGTTCCTCGGCCGGTCGCTGCCCGCGATCGTGAACGGCTGGGGCGTCGCGATGTTCGGCCTGCTCTTCGGCGGACTGCTCCTCGGCGTCACGATCCCGTGGTCGGCCTGGCCGGCGATCGCGCTCGTGACGGCGGTGACCTCGGCGTCGTGCACCGGGCTGGGCCTGGTGATATGCGCGATCTCGCTGCGCGTGCGGGAGAGCGCCACGCTGGGCAACGTCCTCTTCCTCGTGCTCCTGGTGTTCTGCGGAGTCAACGTCTCGTTGGACGAGCTGTCGGGCTGGATGGCCGCCGTCGGCAACGTGCTGCCGCTGACCCACGGCATCCAGGCCGCACGCGAGGTCGCGGCCGGTGGCTCGCTGGGGGACGTCTCCGGTCTGGTGCTGCGCGAGCTGGGGGTGGGGGCCGTGTTCGTGGTGGTCGGCCTGTCGATGCTGTCGGCCCTGGAGCGGCTGAGCAGGTCGCGGGCCACGCTCGACCTCATCTGA
- a CDS encoding aminoglycoside phosphotransferase family protein, protein MHDNDVITTVDQVRRLVAAQLPQWADLPVTPVAEFGTDHLLWRLGDNLVARMPRIEWAVDQADSDARWLPLLASHLPLGVPVTVAVGEPGEGYPWRWSVVRWLPGEALTPDNADAEVVATQLAGFVRALAAIDPGDGPLKTGTARGVPLANLEGWVDEWLPRLEGFDRSAVRAAWQDCLDAPAYDGPPRWIHGDLLRGNLLVRGGRLSAVIDWGAIGLGDPATDLHTAYTLFEPPARALFRELSGYDDDAWRRARGWALSPSISAATYYAETVPAFAEGGRRRIEAVLAEF, encoded by the coding sequence ATGCATGACAACGACGTGATCACGACCGTCGACCAGGTACGCCGACTGGTCGCCGCCCAGCTCCCGCAGTGGGCCGACCTGCCGGTGACCCCTGTCGCCGAGTTCGGCACCGACCACCTGCTCTGGCGCCTCGGCGACAACCTCGTGGCCCGGATGCCACGCATCGAGTGGGCGGTCGACCAGGCCGACAGCGACGCTCGCTGGCTGCCGCTGCTGGCGTCACACCTGCCACTGGGCGTGCCGGTCACCGTCGCGGTCGGCGAGCCGGGGGAGGGCTATCCGTGGCGGTGGTCGGTCGTGAGGTGGCTGCCCGGTGAGGCCCTCACGCCCGACAACGCCGACGCCGAGGTGGTGGCCACGCAGCTGGCCGGGTTCGTGCGGGCGCTCGCGGCGATCGACCCGGGCGACGGTCCGCTCAAGACGGGCACGGCCCGCGGCGTACCCCTGGCGAACCTCGAGGGCTGGGTCGACGAGTGGCTCCCGCGGCTCGAGGGGTTCGACCGCTCCGCTGTCCGGGCCGCATGGCAGGACTGCCTCGACGCCCCGGCGTACGACGGGCCCCCGCGCTGGATCCACGGCGACCTGCTGAGAGGCAACCTGTTGGTGCGCGGGGGCCGGCTCAGCGCCGTCATCGACTGGGGCGCCATCGGGCTCGGAGACCCGGCGACCGACCTCCACACGGCGTACACGCTCTTCGAGCCGCCAGCCCGGGCGCTGTTCCGCGAGCTCTCGGGGTACGACGACGACGCCTGGCGGCGTGCCCGTGGCTGGGCGCTCTCGCCCTCGATCAGCGCCGCGACCTACTACGCCGAGACGGTGCCGGCGTTCGCCGAGGGCGGTCGGCGGAGGATCGAGGCGGTGCTGGCGGAGTTCTAG
- a CDS encoding 50S ribosomal protein L25/general stress protein Ctc gives MATEKITVEVREEFGKGAARRIRRDNKIPAVVYGHGNDTVHVTLPGHVTMMALKRGGANALLDLDIDGQSQLALAREVQVDPLRRVIEHIDFIAVRRGEKVTVDVPIHTVGEAGPETLVVTENATVQVEAEATHIPEQIEVDIEGAAIGTQIHASDLRLPEGTTLLTDPETLVINITQQVTAEALEAELEEAEAEAGIVHEPSDDALGEAQVEAAAEDEARESGDASQGDSSE, from the coding sequence ATGGCCACCGAGAAGATCACCGTCGAGGTCCGCGAGGAGTTCGGCAAGGGTGCGGCCCGCCGCATCCGCCGCGACAACAAGATCCCCGCCGTGGTCTACGGCCACGGCAACGACACGGTGCACGTGACCCTGCCGGGCCACGTCACGATGATGGCGCTCAAGCGCGGCGGCGCCAACGCGCTGCTCGACCTCGACATCGACGGCCAGTCGCAGCTCGCGCTGGCCCGCGAGGTGCAGGTCGACCCGCTCCGTCGCGTCATCGAGCACATCGACTTCATCGCCGTACGCCGGGGCGAGAAGGTCACCGTCGACGTCCCGATCCACACCGTCGGCGAGGCCGGCCCCGAGACCCTGGTCGTGACGGAGAACGCCACCGTCCAGGTCGAGGCCGAGGCAACGCACATCCCCGAGCAGATCGAGGTCGACATCGAGGGCGCCGCCATCGGCACCCAGATCCACGCCTCCGACCTGCGCCTGCCCGAGGGCACCACGCTGCTCACCGACCCGGAGACGCTGGTCATCAACATCACCCAGCAGGTCACCGCCGAGGCCCTGGAGGCCGAGCTGGAGGAGGCCGAGGCCGAGGCCGGCATCGTGCACGAGCCGTCCGACGACGCCCTGGGCGAGGCGCAGGTCGAGGCCGCTGCCGAGGACGAGGCCCGCGAGAGCGGCGACGCGTCCCAGGGCGACTCCTCCGAGTGA
- the pth gene encoding aminoacyl-tRNA hydrolase: MTTDQTNDVWLVVGLGNPGPSYSGHRHNVGYLVVDELAQRMGQSFKADRSGRAELVEGRFAAPGTPGPRVVLMKPRSYMNESGGAVSTLAKFYKVVPDRIVAIHDELDIAFGTLRAKLGGGDNGHNGLRSMRSSLGTGDFHRVRAGIGRPPGRQSVADFVLSNYSSVERKELPFQVTDAADAVECLVAQGLEKAQQMFNS; the protein is encoded by the coding sequence ATGACGACCGACCAGACGAACGATGTGTGGCTGGTGGTCGGGCTTGGGAATCCCGGTCCTTCCTATTCCGGGCACCGCCACAACGTCGGCTACCTCGTGGTAGACGAGCTGGCGCAGCGGATGGGCCAGTCGTTCAAGGCCGACCGGTCCGGCCGGGCCGAGCTGGTCGAGGGCCGGTTCGCGGCCCCCGGCACACCCGGGCCGCGCGTCGTACTCATGAAGCCGCGGTCGTACATGAACGAGAGCGGCGGCGCGGTGTCGACGCTCGCGAAGTTCTACAAGGTGGTGCCCGACCGCATCGTCGCGATTCACGACGAGCTCGACATCGCGTTCGGCACGCTGCGCGCCAAGCTGGGCGGCGGTGACAACGGGCACAACGGGCTGCGCTCGATGCGTTCCTCGCTCGGCACGGGTGACTTCCACCGGGTCCGCGCCGGCATCGGCCGGCCCCCCGGTCGGCAGTCGGTGGCTGACTTCGTGCTGTCCAACTACTCGTCGGTGGAGCGCAAGGAACTGCCCTTCCAGGTGACGGATGCGGCCGATGCGGTCGAGTGCCTGGTCGCCCAGGGACTCGAGAAGGCGCAGCAGATGTTCAACTCGTGA
- a CDS encoding TetR/AcrR family transcriptional regulator, producing the protein MTSENPTDAPGARRARVREAALLEIKQAAREHLLRYGPGELSLRAVARDVGVTPSALYRYFDSRGALVAALSADALESAAKAVSSASSDEALRPVERLRAMFVAMRAWTHTHRSEFELIFANRDEQTRPDMARSEEMQRLVSLPLAAAMAALADGSIAPSVSQPTLSADAVAAVQALPVDIDQELFGQAMLVCTNCFGWLYLEHFGIVTWAVDEGDAAFASHLDGVLGARP; encoded by the coding sequence ATGACATCCGAGAACCCCACCGACGCGCCGGGTGCACGTCGTGCTCGCGTGCGCGAAGCAGCTCTCCTGGAGATCAAGCAGGCCGCCCGGGAGCACCTGCTCCGCTACGGGCCCGGTGAGCTGTCGCTGCGGGCGGTCGCTCGCGACGTGGGGGTGACGCCCTCGGCGCTCTACCGCTACTTCGACTCCCGCGGCGCCCTCGTCGCAGCGCTGAGCGCCGACGCGCTGGAGTCCGCCGCCAAGGCGGTGTCGAGCGCGTCCTCTGACGAGGCACTCAGGCCCGTAGAGCGGCTCCGGGCGATGTTCGTGGCCATGCGGGCGTGGACGCACACGCACCGCTCGGAGTTTGAGCTGATCTTCGCCAACCGCGACGAGCAGACCCGTCCCGACATGGCGCGGTCGGAAGAGATGCAGCGACTGGTGTCGCTGCCGCTGGCAGCCGCGATGGCCGCGCTGGCAGACGGCAGCATCGCGCCGAGCGTGAGCCAGCCGACGCTCAGCGCCGATGCCGTGGCGGCGGTGCAGGCGCTGCCCGTCGACATCGACCAGGAGCTCTTCGGCCAGGCGATGCTCGTGTGCACGAACTGCTTCGGCTGGCTCTACCTCGAGCACTTCGGGATCGTCACGTGGGCCGTCGACGAGGGTGACGCCGCCTTCGCGTCGCACCTCGACGGCGTCCTGGGCGCCCGTCCCTGA
- a CDS encoding sugar transferase has translation MTSLELSVGASRSRLITWPFSTYAAWVAAVILAIVSTGAAIGVLAGLGPGVTALGCVGAVVGVAMARRDVGRGAEARIGIYLRHQMTSLGAVSVLVVLMGVDRPSQLLAGFAAQFAIVGVLARGATNVTAHPATARRVMLVGDQDGSAQALAQLRRTAGCDVVGVGLLGDVSERSLDLPDVMTCALTSIERIVEMADAWHVDTLAVAPSMHLNSMALRRLSWRLAEANVRLVVLGLPDGVSRRRVTPLRLGAATGVEVGAPRPGRIDRVGKAVLDRVAAAAILMMSMPVLIACAVAIRLESPGPAVFKQTRVGRDGTPFTMYKLRSMSCDAEERKAELAELNEGNGRLFKMKQDPRVTRVGGLLRKTSLDELPQMINVMRGEMSLVGPRPALPGEVAQYNDDERRRLAVRPGLTGLWQVSGRSDLSHDESVRLDLEYTDNWDLGEDLRIGLKTFAAVTRSSGAY, from the coding sequence ATGACTTCGCTCGAACTCTCCGTCGGCGCGAGCCGCTCTCGCCTCATTACGTGGCCCTTCAGCACGTACGCCGCCTGGGTCGCCGCCGTCATCCTTGCGATCGTCTCCACCGGTGCCGCGATCGGCGTGCTCGCCGGCCTCGGCCCGGGCGTCACGGCGCTCGGGTGTGTCGGCGCCGTGGTCGGTGTGGCCATGGCCCGCCGCGACGTCGGCCGTGGTGCCGAGGCACGCATCGGCATCTACCTACGACACCAGATGACCTCGCTCGGTGCCGTGTCCGTGCTGGTCGTGCTGATGGGCGTGGACCGTCCCTCCCAGCTCCTGGCCGGCTTCGCGGCGCAGTTCGCGATAGTCGGCGTGCTGGCCCGCGGCGCCACCAATGTGACCGCCCACCCCGCGACCGCCCGCCGGGTCATGCTCGTCGGCGACCAGGACGGCTCCGCGCAGGCACTCGCACAGCTCCGGCGCACCGCCGGCTGCGACGTCGTGGGTGTGGGCCTGCTGGGCGACGTCTCCGAGCGCTCCCTCGATCTCCCCGACGTGATGACCTGTGCACTCACGTCGATCGAGCGGATCGTCGAGATGGCGGATGCCTGGCACGTCGACACTTTGGCGGTCGCGCCGTCGATGCACCTCAACTCCATGGCTCTGCGGCGGTTGTCCTGGCGTCTGGCCGAGGCCAACGTCCGCCTCGTCGTTCTCGGGCTCCCCGACGGGGTCTCCCGCCGCAGAGTCACCCCGCTCCGGCTCGGGGCCGCCACCGGAGTCGAAGTGGGCGCTCCCCGTCCGGGGCGCATCGATCGCGTCGGCAAGGCCGTTCTCGACCGGGTCGCCGCTGCCGCGATCCTGATGATGTCGATGCCTGTGCTCATCGCCTGTGCGGTCGCGATCCGCCTCGAGTCCCCGGGCCCTGCCGTGTTCAAGCAGACGCGCGTGGGCCGCGACGGCACTCCCTTCACGATGTACAAGTTGCGCTCGATGTCGTGCGACGCCGAGGAGCGCAAGGCCGAGCTCGCCGAGCTCAACGAAGGCAACGGGCGGCTGTTCAAGATGAAGCAGGACCCTCGCGTCACCCGCGTGGGTGGCCTGCTGCGCAAGACTTCACTCGATGAGCTGCCGCAGATGATCAACGTGATGCGCGGCGAGATGTCGCTTGTCGGGCCCCGCCCCGCTCTCCCGGGCGAGGTTGCCCAGTACAACGACGACGAGCGCCGCCGCCTCGCCGTACGCCCCGGCCTCACCGGGTTGTGGCAGGTCAGTGGCCGGTCCGACCTGAGCCATGACGAGTCCGTGCGGCTCGACCTCGAGTACACCGACAACTGGGACCTCGGCGAGGATCTGCGCATCGGTCTCAAGACCTTCGCCGCGGTCACCCGGTCGTCAGGGGCCTACTGA